A genomic stretch from Cydia amplana chromosome 1, ilCydAmpl1.1, whole genome shotgun sequence includes:
- the LOC134649956 gene encoding neural cell adhesion molecule 2-like, whose amino-acid sequence MRWLLVAICCYVVCSVSSAPAESDEPYLKINTKQNTFNVGERKAIYCEGQHITGDLEWYDPSGDKIPPRSAKVKRIYVEPRGAATDGPTFLPLMIQNVVIADSGTYICKAGDLSVNITIFVGEKVVIKESEEDLVEEEGHHVDLSCQAKGTPVPVVQWYDKDSQPIVNNAKYRITLKPRSSTSVLRINDLSHMDPGTYKCKATQEKISHFAEKFFHLSVRHKPVIINEYSESEVYAILDEWKNITCKAIAYPAPTFTWSKHDDNYDEEMRSDGADHKITTSKETDGNSVLTLHITNDTLEKQYKCTVENPKGRQNIVFHVSLGNKPDPPTAVVMSSATANNLTFEVSCENCTFYKDDGIAPNPENLPVLGYVFEVVPHMEGFTVPYWLNGTQYTFDITSDNETTFTIGNLDKSTEYHVRVATRNIAGQSDWFDVVGFPKTTDGAATLTKSIGLLIFALYVSLRY is encoded by the exons AGAACACGTTCAACGTGGGTGAGAGAAAAGCAATATATTGCGAAGGACAACATATAACGGGT GATCTGGAATGGTATGATCCCTCTGGCGATAAGATACCGCCGAGATCTGCCAAGGTTAAGAGGATTTATGTGGAGCCCCGTGGTGCAGCTACTGACGGGCCCACATTTTTGCCTTTGATGATACAAAATGTGGTTATTGCTGATTCAGGAACCTACATTTGTAAGGCTGGGGATCTAAGTGTCAATATCACTATTTTTGTGGGCG AAAAAGTAGTAATTAAAGAATCTGAAGAAGATCTAGTCGAGGAAGAAGGTCATCATGTTGATTTATCCTGCCAAGCCAAGGGTACACCAGTACCAGTTGTTCAATGGTACGATAAAGACAGCCAGcccatag TGAATAATGCAAAATACAGGATAACATTAAAGCCTAGATCCAGCACTAGTGTCCTAAGAATAAATGACCTGAGTCACATGGACCCCGGTACTTATAAATGTAAAGCAACACAGGAAAAGATTTCACATTTTGCGGAAAAGTTTTTCCACTTAAGTGTGAGGC ACAAGCCGGTAATAATCAACGAATACTCGGAGAGTGAAGTGTACGCTATTTTAGACGAATG GAAAAATATAACGTGCAAGGCCATCGCATATCCCGCGCCTACCTTCACGTGGTCGAAGCACGACGACAACTATGACGAGGAAATGAGAAGCGATGGCGCGGACCATAAA ATCACCACTTCAAAAGAAACAGACGGGAACTCAGTGTTGACGCTACACATTACCAACGACACACTCGAAAAGCAGTACAAGTGCACGGTAGAGAACCCCAAGGGTCGCCAGAACATCGTGTTCCACGTGTCGCTGGGGAACAAACCTGACCCACCAACCGCT GTTGTGATGTCATCTGCAACTGCAAATAATTTAACATTCGAAGTTTCCTGTGAAAACTGTACATTTTACAAAGACGATGGCATAGCTCCTAATCCAGAAAATCTCCCTGTTCTTG GTTACGTCTTCGAAGTTGTACCGCACATGGAGGGGTTTACGGTACCATACTGGCTGAATGGGACGCAATACACGTTCGACATTACTTCCGATAACG agACTACGTTTACAATCGGCAATTTGGACAAGTCTACAGAGTACCACGTACGAGTAGCGACACGAAATATTGCAGGCCAATCCGACTGGTTCGACGTCGTAGGGTTCCCTAAAACAACAGATGGAGCTGCTACCTTAACCAAATCGATTGGGTTACTTATCTTCGCCTTATATGTCTCCCTAAGATACTAG